The Chloroflexota bacterium DNA segment ACCGATTCCGCCGTAGGCGCTGTCTAGCATCAGCTGACGGTCGAGAGCTCGGAAAAGTGCCCGGCGCACACGCACATCACTCAGAGGTGTTTTCTTAGCGTTGAAGAAGAGGAGCAACACCCGCGGATGTCCGCGCCCTCTCTCGACTACGATCTCCTTCGACTTTTCGAGGCGCGCTACGTCAGTAAAGGCTATATCGTAATTGGAGATATAATCGATGTCGCCGGCCTCTAGGGCCAGAATGCGGGCACTGCTATCTGGAAGCACCCGGAACACGAGCCTGTCGAGATAAGGTTTGCCAGGATCCCAATAGTCCGGGTTGCGCACAAGCGCAATGCTTTCGCCGGGCTTCCACGAATCAAACTTGAATGCGCCTGTGCCAATTGGGCGTAGATTAGCGGGGTTCTTAAGAGGGTCTGTTCCTTCGAAGATGTGTTTGGGCTGAATCCCGATGTTCTCCGCGGTGCAAATATCAAGGAAGGGCCCAAAAGGCGCTTTCAGCTTGATGACCACTGTTTGGTCATCGGGGGCTTCTATCGATTCGACGCGCTTAAGGACCGGCGCAGCACGCGGGTGCACCGGCGAAAGTTTCTCAAATGTGTACCTGACATCGGCAGATGTGAAGGGCCTTCCATCATGCCACTTGACGCCGGTCCGCAGGTGAAATGTCACGGTCTTACCATCTGTGCTGACTTCCCACGACTTGGCCAGAGCGGGCCTCAGTTGATACTCACGGTTTATTCGCACCAAGCCTTCTGTTACTGCAGAGGCGGGGAGTCCAACCATGACACTGGAACTAAGGGAAATATCGAGGTGCTCGGGATTCGCGCCCAGGGCTACCACCAGTGTCCCACCTTGTTTGGGCTTTGGTGGTGTGGGCGTCGGCGTCGCTACGACGACTTTAGTCGGCGTCGGCGGAACTGGTGTTGGTGATGGTGCCGGGGCACAGCTGGCCAGAAGTGAATCGAGGGTCAGCGCACCCACTGCACCAGCGCCTAGCTTGAGAAGCGTTCGGCGGTCGATTTTCTTTTTTGATAACTTGTCGATGCTACCTGACATTTGCTGATCCATCGTCTATTCTCCTTTTCCAAACCCATACACTTCTGAACCTATACGCTACACCCAGAGGACATCGGTTCGATCGCAAATTAGCCTCTATGTCTTGGCATCTCACCTCCTTACTTTACCCCAGCCTTCCCTGGACATACCCCTTGTCCCCTTTCCACCAGAAATTACAGAGCGCCTCCGGCCTGCTCAATGATGTCCAACATGGCCTGTTTACCGCGCTGACAGTGCACCAAGATGGCGTGGCTCAAAGCTGCGAGGTCGCGGTGCTCGTAGGCACCGACGATGGCCAGATGCTCTTCATTGACCTGTAGCGCGCTGCGAGCCTCATGATGGAAATAGACTCGCGTTTGGATAACATCGATGTTCAGGGTCCGATAAGCCTGGAGCAATTTGCCGTTTCGGGCCATCTGAAAATGATGGTCATGGAACTCAGCGTTCTTACAAGAGAACCCTGCAATATCTGTCCTGCGGCCGTCGGGGGCAAAGAACGGGGTGAACTCGCCCACCAGGGTGCGAAGGCGTGCTATCTCCTCATCGGTAGCCCGATCGATGGCTAGTTTAGCTGCGAACAACTCCAGATTTTCGCGAAGGTCGACAGCCTCGATGAAGTCTTGAACGGTAAGCGGCTTCACAAATGTACCCTTGCGAGGCTCGATGACAACTAAACCTTCGTTGTCGAGCTGCCGAAGGGCTTCCTGCACCGGGGTGCGGCTCACACGCAGGGACTTAGCTATTTCATCGATATCGATCTGGCTGCCACTCCGCAGAGACTGCCTAAGGATTTGATCCTTCAAGATAGCATGCACCCTTTCAGCCAGATAGGACTGTTCTATGGGCTGCAAGTCATACAAGGCATTTGGCAAATGAGGAGTATTGCGTGACATTTGCATCCGTGTATCCAAAAACTTTTCCCCCTGAGTATAGTACTAGATTAAAATGTGATATTTCAGATATTACATTTTACATTTTAGTACAAATTGCCAACTTGTCAAGTAGCTATTGGCTCGACGTGTTGACTTCCCTGGCCTGGCGTGGTAGTGTAATGGCCACAAAAGAGTCATCATCCTGTTGAGGATTCCTTTGATCGTTGACTTTCACACCCATATCTTCCCCCCTGAAGTGCGCGCCTCCAGAGAAAAATATCTCAAGAGAGACGCCTGGTTCCGTCAACTCTATAGCTCCCCCCGAGCCAGATTGGCCTCTT contains these protein-coding regions:
- a CDS encoding GntR family transcriptional regulator — encoded protein: MDTRMQMSRNTPHLPNALYDLQPIEQSYLAERVHAILKDQILRQSLRSGSQIDIDEIAKSLRVSRTPVQEALRQLDNEGLVVIEPRKGTFVKPLTVQDFIEAVDLRENLELFAAKLAIDRATDEEIARLRTLVGEFTPFFAPDGRRTDIAGFSCKNAEFHDHHFQMARNGKLLQAYRTLNIDVIQTRVYFHHEARSALQVNEEHLAIVGAYEHRDLAALSHAILVHCQRGKQAMLDIIEQAGGAL
- a CDS encoding ABC transporter substrate-binding protein gives rise to the protein MSGSIDKLSKKKIDRRTLLKLGAGAVGALTLDSLLASCAPAPSPTPVPPTPTKVVVATPTPTPPKPKQGGTLVVALGANPEHLDISLSSSVMVGLPASAVTEGLVRINREYQLRPALAKSWEVSTDGKTVTFHLRTGVKWHDGRPFTSADVRYTFEKLSPVHPRAAPVLKRVESIEAPDDQTVVIKLKAPFGPFLDICTAENIGIQPKHIFEGTDPLKNPANLRPIGTGAFKFDSWKPGESIALVRNPDYWDPGKPYLDRLVFRVLPDSSARILALEAGDIDYISNYDIAFTDVARLEKSKEIVVERGRGHPRVLLLFFNAKKTPLSDVRVRRALFRALDRQLMLDSAYGGIGGLGTSSIPPGLRWAYNPDVDYMKMYAFDLKRADKELDDAGYPKRADGSRFEIRFLYDPAQPGFKEIADIVRANWGSVGVKVTLESRERSVWLDMLYMKKDYDTSIAFYTSAGDPFFGIQRTYICADIRPASFTNASQYCNPALDDLFEKGASAVTREERAKYYREAQTIIARDIPSAVLLDSGFADAIRDKFGNLKEFFNSPETTSPWYAEIYQK